One genomic segment of Clostridiales bacterium includes these proteins:
- the rplA gene encoding 50S ribosomal protein L1: protein MKRSRRYLETAKLIDKTKAYDIQEGFETAIQSASAKFDESIELHVKLGVDPKHADQQVRGITTLPNGTGRKVKVLVIAKGDKATEAEKAGADYVGAEEMIAKIQGGWLDFDVCIATPDMMGQMGRVAKILGPKGLMPNPKSGTVTQDIERVVKDTKLGRVVEYRIDKTAIIHCIIGKKSFGTQKLIENFNTVMDAIIRAKPAAAKGTYIKSVYIAPTMGPAVKLNYRP from the coding sequence ATGAAAAGAAGCAGAAGATATCTAGAAACCGCTAAGCTCATAGACAAAACCAAAGCTTATGACATCCAAGAAGGCTTTGAGACCGCAATCCAAAGCGCTAGCGCCAAGTTTGACGAGTCCATAGAATTGCATGTGAAGTTGGGAGTTGACCCCAAGCATGCCGACCAACAAGTTCGCGGAATAACAACGCTTCCTAACGGCACGGGCCGAAAGGTCAAAGTATTGGTCATCGCCAAGGGCGACAAAGCCACGGAAGCCGAAAAGGCGGGCGCCGATTATGTAGGCGCCGAAGAAATGATCGCAAAAATCCAAGGCGGTTGGCTTGATTTTGATGTGTGCATAGCCACGCCCGATATGATGGGACAAATGGGTCGCGTTGCCAAGATTTTGGGACCTAAGGGTTTGATGCCAAACCCCAAGTCAGGAACGGTAACCCAAGATATTGAAAGGGTGGTAAAAGACACCAAGCTTGGACGCGTAGTTGAATATCGCATAGACAAAACGGCTATTATACATTGCATAATAGGCAAGAAATCTTTTGGCACGCAAAAGCTTATAGAAAACTTTAACACGGTTATGGACGCTATTATTAGGGCAAAACCCGCTGCGGCCAAAGGAACATATATCAAAAGCGTCTATATAGCGCCCACTATGGGACCCGCTGTAAAGCTAAATTATAGACCTTAA